The region CATCCGAATAAATTTGCAACAACTGCTTTTAGTTTTATACTGTTTTCTGATGCTAGTGCTTAGAAATATTATATCCGACTTCTATATCTGAAAAAAATTCTAAATATAATTCAATAAATAGATAAACTCTATGGTCAAACAAGCAGATCGATAATATTCTCGATAGGACGACCAATGGCAGCTTTGCCGTCTTTGATGACAACAGGTCTCTCTATGAGCTTGGGATTTTGTACCATTGCATCTATAAGTTTATCTTCATCAGTTTCTTCTTTAAGATTCAATTCTTTATAGATGGATTCTTTGGTTCTCATAAGTTCTCTAGCAGAGATACCCAGCATTTTAAGCACTGCAACAAGTTCTTCTTTGGTTGGGGGCGTATCCAGGTATTTCACTACGTCTGCTTCAACACCTTTTTCTTCTAAAAGTGTCACTGCATTTCTTGATTTAGAGCATCTTGGGTTATGCCATATGGTTACATTTGCCATAGTATTTTCCTTTATTATGTAATTTAGTTACTTTTTTATCTACACCGGTAATGAGACTGGTATCTTTACCATCATATTCTATGTTTGAGAGTAAGTATCGGACAGCATTGATGCGTGCTCTTTTTTTATCGTTGGCATCAAGCTCACACCAAGGTGCATGGTCTGTACCGGAGAGTTTAAACATTTTATCACGCAGCATTGCATAGGTATCATAGGCATCCAGTGACAGGTAGTCCAATTTAGAGAGTTTCCAACTTTTCAAAGGATCATTTTCTCTGTCTTTGAGACGCTTTTTTTCTGTTTCATGTGTAATGTTCAAATAAAACTTGAAAATGAGCACACCGTCATCTATCAGCATCTCTTCTACACCGTTCACCTGTGCGTAAAAGTGATCATGCTGTTCTTGTGTACAGAAACCAAAAACCTGTTCTATACCGGCTCTGTTGTACCAGCTTCTATCAAAGAATACGATCTCACCGGCATTGGGTATCTGCTTTAAGTGACGCTGGAAATACCACTGTCCCAACTCTTTTGAGTTGGGTTTGGGCAGAGCGACCGAGCGAGCCTCTCTTGGGTTGAGAT is a window of Sulfurovum sp. TSL6 DNA encoding:
- the arsC gene encoding arsenate reductase (glutaredoxin) (This arsenate reductase requires both glutathione and glutaredoxin to convert arsenate to arsenite, after which the efflux transporter formed by ArsA and ArsB can extrude the arsenite from the cell, providing resistance.), whose amino-acid sequence is MANVTIWHNPRCSKSRNAVTLLEEKGVEADVVKYLDTPPTKEELVAVLKMLGISARELMRTKESIYKELNLKEETDEDKLIDAMVQNPKLIERPVVIKDGKAAIGRPIENIIDLLV
- the ppk2 gene encoding polyphosphate kinase 2, whose translation is MTKQKINYTKDLAEYQKKPSKVFKKSGKIEREFYEKESLKLQYELVKLQKWVIDNKKRLLVIFEGMDTAGKSSTIKEFNNYLNPREARSVALPKPNSKELGQWYFQRHLKQIPNAGEIVFFDRSWYNRAGIEQVFGFCTQEQHDHFYAQVNGVEEMLIDDGVLIFKFYLNITHETEKKRLKDRENDPLKSWKLSKLDYLSLDAYDTYAMLRDKMFKLSGTDHAPWCELDANDKKRARINAVRYLLSNIEYDGKDTSLITGVDKKVTKLHNKGKYYGKCNHMA